A stretch of Natronospira bacteriovora DNA encodes these proteins:
- the ppsA gene encoding phosphoenolpyruvate synthase has translation MNEYVIGLESLGMGDVERVGGKNASLGEMISSLSGLGVSVPGGFATTADAYREFLQHDGLADRINVALADLDTDDVEALVRVGGQIRQWIMEIPFPPALEEAVSKAYAGMAVNGEDATVAVRSSATAEDLPDASFAGQQETFLNIRGIDNVLVALKEVFASLFNDRAIAYRVHHGFRHEEVALSAGIQRMVRSDIGASGVMFTLDTESGFPDVVFITAAYGLGEMVVQGAVNPDEFYVYKPALERKKHPILRRMMGTKMEKMVYGDSAASGKSVKTEPVDEADRKRFCLSDDDVEELARQAVTIEKHYGRPMDIEWGKDGEDGKIYILQARPETVKSRAGQSIERYVLKNRGEVVCEGRAIGQRIGTGKARVVSDISEMNRVQAGDVLVTDMTDPDWEPIMKRAAAIVTNRGGRTCHAAIIARELGIPAVVGCGDATRSIRDGNGVTVSCSEGDTGYIYDGELEFERSEISLESMPDIPLKVMMNVGNPDRAFDFSGIPHKGIGLARLEFIINRMIGVHPKALLNFEQQDENIQNTIREFTAGYASPVQFYIDKLAEGIGTLAAAFAPEPVIVRMSDFKSNEYANLVGGSQYEPDEENPMLGFRGASRYISDDFRDCFELEVAALKKVREDMGLENVQIMIPFVRTVDEARQVTELLEGHGLKRGENGLKLIMMCELPSNALLANEFLEYFDGFSIGSNDLTQLTLGLDRDSGLIAHLFDERDAAVKKLLSMAIQACRDQGKYIGICGQGPSDHPDLAKWLLDQGIESVSLNPDTVIETWLHLAGQKLES, from the coding sequence GTGAACGAGTATGTAATCGGCCTCGAGTCGCTCGGAATGGGCGATGTGGAACGGGTCGGGGGCAAGAACGCTTCCCTCGGCGAGATGATCAGCAGCCTCTCCGGGCTGGGGGTATCGGTGCCCGGGGGCTTCGCCACCACCGCCGACGCCTACCGGGAGTTCCTGCAGCACGACGGCCTGGCCGACCGCATCAACGTCGCCCTGGCGGATCTGGACACCGACGATGTGGAGGCCCTGGTTCGCGTGGGCGGGCAGATCCGCCAGTGGATCATGGAAATCCCCTTCCCCCCTGCCCTGGAGGAGGCGGTCAGCAAGGCCTACGCCGGGATGGCCGTGAATGGCGAAGACGCCACCGTGGCAGTCCGCTCCTCGGCCACCGCCGAAGACCTGCCGGACGCCTCCTTTGCCGGTCAGCAGGAGACCTTCCTCAACATTCGCGGCATCGACAACGTGCTGGTGGCACTCAAGGAGGTCTTCGCCTCCCTGTTCAATGACCGGGCCATTGCCTATCGCGTCCATCACGGTTTCCGCCACGAGGAAGTGGCGCTGTCGGCGGGCATCCAGCGCATGGTGCGTTCAGACATAGGCGCCAGTGGCGTCATGTTCACTCTGGACACCGAATCGGGCTTCCCGGACGTGGTTTTCATCACCGCCGCCTATGGTCTCGGTGAGATGGTGGTTCAGGGCGCCGTCAACCCGGACGAGTTCTACGTCTACAAACCGGCGCTGGAAAGGAAGAAACATCCCATCCTGCGGCGCATGATGGGCACGAAGATGGAGAAAATGGTCTACGGCGACAGTGCCGCCAGCGGCAAGTCGGTGAAGACGGAGCCGGTGGACGAGGCCGACCGCAAGCGCTTCTGCCTGAGCGATGACGACGTGGAAGAACTGGCTCGCCAGGCAGTCACCATCGAGAAGCATTATGGACGTCCCATGGATATCGAATGGGGCAAGGATGGTGAAGATGGCAAGATCTACATCCTCCAGGCCCGCCCCGAGACAGTGAAGAGCCGGGCCGGCCAATCCATCGAACGTTACGTACTCAAGAACCGTGGTGAGGTGGTCTGCGAAGGTCGCGCCATCGGCCAGCGAATCGGCACCGGCAAGGCCCGCGTGGTCTCCGACATTTCGGAAATGAACCGTGTGCAGGCGGGCGATGTACTGGTCACCGACATGACCGACCCGGACTGGGAGCCGATCATGAAGCGGGCAGCCGCCATCGTCACCAACCGCGGTGGCCGCACCTGCCATGCTGCCATCATTGCCCGTGAGCTGGGCATTCCCGCCGTTGTCGGCTGCGGCGACGCCACCCGCAGCATTCGTGACGGCAACGGTGTCACGGTCTCCTGCTCGGAAGGCGATACCGGGTACATCTACGACGGCGAGCTGGAGTTCGAGCGCAGCGAGATCAGTCTGGAGTCCATGCCCGACATTCCGCTCAAGGTCATGATGAACGTGGGCAACCCGGACCGGGCCTTTGATTTTTCCGGCATTCCCCACAAGGGCATCGGCCTGGCGCGCCTGGAGTTCATCATCAATCGCATGATCGGCGTCCACCCCAAGGCGCTGCTGAACTTCGAGCAGCAGGACGAAAACATCCAGAACACCATCCGCGAGTTCACCGCCGGCTATGCCAGTCCGGTGCAGTTCTACATCGACAAGCTGGCAGAGGGTATCGGTACGCTGGCGGCCGCCTTTGCGCCGGAACCGGTGATTGTTCGCATGTCGGACTTCAAGTCCAACGAATACGCCAATCTGGTGGGTGGCAGCCAGTACGAGCCGGACGAGGAAAACCCCATGCTGGGCTTCCGGGGCGCCTCCCGTTACATCTCCGATGATTTCCGGGACTGTTTCGAGCTGGAAGTAGCGGCACTGAAGAAAGTGCGGGAGGACATGGGTCTGGAGAATGTCCAGATCATGATTCCCTTCGTTCGCACGGTGGACGAAGCACGCCAGGTCACCGAACTCCTGGAGGGGCATGGCCTAAAGCGGGGCGAGAATGGCCTCAAGCTGATCATGATGTGCGAGCTGCCCTCCAACGCCCTGCTGGCCAATGAGTTCCTGGAATACTTTGACGGTTTCTCCATTGGCTCCAATGACCTGACCCAGCTGACCCTGGGACTGGATCGGGATTCCGGCCTGATTGCCCATCTCTTCGACGAGCGTGACGCTGCCGTGAAGAAGCTGCTTTCCATGGCCATTCAGGCCTGCCGGGATCAGGGCAAGTATATCGGCATCTGCGGGCAGGGTCCCTCGGATCACCCCGACCTGGCCAAGTGGCTGCTGGATCAAGGCATTGAATCGGTCTCACTGAATCCGGACACGGTCATCGAGACCTGGCTGCACCTGGCCGGACAGAAACTGGAAAGCTGA
- a CDS encoding SDR family oxidoreductase has protein sequence MTAISNSRVLVTGAASGIGRGLCLALAARGAHVLGVDRDQAGLDSLAREIGDAFEGHLCDLSDVNDIERLGADLQDRGEPVDVLINNAGVVGGRYLEQSDPDSIERTFRVNALAPIHLTRVMLPSMLARDSGHIVTVASAAGIVGTARLVDYSASKWAAMGFDEALRLELKHRGSRIRTTVVCPFFVNTGMFDGVQTRWRWLLPILDPDRVIRRIVRAIERDRARLIMPWLVYTAWPARLLPVGLFDRLMSLLGITRSMDAFRGRSRSEQENTLKDADDNRGAGP, from the coding sequence ATGACAGCGATCAGCAATTCACGGGTACTGGTAACCGGGGCGGCCAGCGGAATCGGCCGCGGCCTCTGCCTGGCCCTGGCGGCCCGCGGTGCCCACGTACTGGGGGTGGACCGGGATCAGGCGGGCCTGGACAGCCTGGCCCGGGAAATCGGGGATGCCTTTGAAGGACACCTCTGCGATCTGAGCGACGTCAACGACATTGAACGCCTGGGGGCCGACCTCCAGGACCGTGGCGAGCCAGTGGACGTGTTGATCAACAACGCCGGCGTGGTGGGTGGCCGCTATCTGGAGCAATCCGACCCGGACAGCATCGAACGTACCTTCCGGGTCAATGCCCTCGCTCCCATTCACCTCACCCGGGTAATGCTGCCGTCAATGCTGGCCCGGGACAGCGGCCATATCGTGACCGTGGCCTCGGCCGCCGGAATTGTGGGTACGGCCCGTCTGGTGGACTATTCGGCCAGCAAATGGGCGGCGATGGGCTTTGACGAAGCCCTGCGCCTGGAGCTCAAGCATCGGGGCAGCCGCATTCGCACCACAGTGGTCTGTCCCTTTTTCGTCAACACCGGCATGTTCGACGGCGTGCAGACCCGTTGGCGCTGGCTGCTGCCGATTCTGGACCCGGACAGGGTCATCCGCCGCATTGTTCGCGCCATCGAGCGGGACCGGGCACGCCTGATCATGCCCTGGCTGGTGTATACCGCCTGGCCGGCCCGCCTTCTTCCCGTGGGGCTGTTCGATCGCCTCATGAGCCTGCTGGGCATTACCCGGAGCATGGACGCCTTCCGCGGTCGCAGCAGGAGCGAGCAGGAAAACACACTCAAGGACGCCGACGACAATCGGGGCGCTGGGCCGTGA